Part of the Nostoc sp. ATCC 53789 genome, AGCGATGAAGAACTATTTGATACCGACAAGAAGACTTTTCGAACATCCTCTAAGAAACTTTGATATCTTGCAGTTTTGCCACCATTTCTGCACGCGCCGAAACCTTCAACTTACGAAACATCCTCTTCAAAGCTTGTTTGACAGAATTTTGCGTAATCCAAAGTTTTTCCCCAATTTCTGAGTTTGTTAACCCCTGCGCCACTAACTCGGCAATTTCTAACTCACGCGCTGTTAGGGGACTTACTAAAAGGGAATTGGATATTTGTGGTTTTGTCGTCCGTAGAGTCGCCATTTTTGCTGATAAATGGATGCATAATGCACTCAGATCAGCCAGATCGTTGCCATTAAAAGCAGGATTTCCCTTATCACGAGCCAAGTTAAGTGTTCCTACAAGACGACCATCGCAAACAATTGGCCCAGTCATTACGTGTTCGTGATCGGAACGCGAGCAAAAATGCTTCCAGTCTCCTGGTGATAATAATAACTGCTCATGGGCGGGAGCGTGACGCTCAACCACGTAGCGCCCCACTGGATTACTTTCTAAGCATACTGCCGGAATACCCTGAACATCGATTTGGGCCGTTGGCCGATCGTCTAGGAGATAAATACCCCAATTTTGCACACCAAAATGCTCACCAATTTTATCCGTGAGAGCTAGCCTTAATTCTTGCTCATTTCGGACATTGGCGATCGCATGAAATATGGCGTGGAGAGAATTAACCATAAGCATAAGTGTACCCAGTTGGGGACTATCCAAGCCTCAACAATTACTTCTATGCTAATACCAACGAAACTAAAACGCTAATTTACAGTAGCGACTAGGAGAAGCACATGACAGTTACACAACTCTCTGCTCAGGAACTTTTCCGGGCTGCTTATGAGAACCGCTATACTTGGGACAAGAATTTTCCCGGTTATACCGCAAATATTACCTATAAGCAAGATGATAAAGTATTTACAGGCAAGGTTATCATCACTGGCAATCTGAAAGCCGAAGTTTTGGATGTAGATGACGAGCCAGCCCAGAAAGCAATTCATGGTCAAGCATGGGAGATAGCGATTCACCGCGTCCGCCGCAGCTTTGAAGACACCCACAGCGCCAATACCTTTAGCTATGGCAAAACTGACGAGACTGGTGCGGTTGAGCTTTTAATGGGTGGTAAGGCTGAGGGCGATAAATACAAAGTCCGCAATAATGAAGTGTGTCATGTTCACCGTCTAATCCACGGTACTTTCGTGACAATTGACACCTTTAGCAGCCACGACACTGGGGAAGGCTACTTGTCCCACCGCTATGACTCTGTTTACCATGACCCCAAAACTGGGGAACAAAAGGGCGGTAGAAGCGAATTTGTCGATGAATATGAAAAAGTTGGTGATTATTTTATCCTAAATCGTCGGGAGATTCGTACCGAGACAGCAGGACAAATATCTATTCAGGAATTTATCTTCTCTGACATCAAATTATTAGAACCTGTTGCTGCTTAATCTCTATTTTGTAGTTAAAAAATTGCGATCGCTCTTTAAGTTTAAGGAAGCGATCGCTTTTTTTTACATTCTGATTGATGAATATGAGGTTTTAAAAGAGAGCTTGATATGCAAGAATATCGATAGCTGAGTTGACATTGGGCTAAAGGGCGATCCGCTTTACTTATTAAGCCTGTAGTATTTAGAGATATTTTTGGTAATATTCCTCTATCGTACCTACAGCTTTTAATAATGGCGAATCTAACGGCTCAATCCAATCAGCCACTTCACGAGCCAGCCCAAGGGTTGAGATTCCTCCTGATGCTTCAAGTTTACCAATCAGCGTCTTACTTTTAATAGATTCCAGGGCACCGATCAGATTGTTTAAACGCTCTGAATGTTTAAATTCTGGTTGTTTATCTCTACGAATCTGTTCGGCAATCTCAAGAGCTTTATCGAGCAATTTGATGAATTCTTCTGTCTTGTTTTCCATGATTTTTACGGACAACTAAAATCTTTTTCGATGATATTTTGTCCCTCAGACCACTTAATGTTTGGATCTCTTGTATCTTTAATAAAAGTCTGTTGACCACCGCCAGGATAGCATTGAGTGGGGGTTTGAGGGGCAACAATGCCTTGATAAACTGTCGTTCCTGCCGGCAAAGTAACTGGTTGAATCATAGTGGCTTTATTGCCCCATGATTGATTAAGAGCTAAATTCCTAATTACTTCTACATTTGTTTCGTATTTATCAGTTGTTAAATACCTACCATATCTATTCTCGCTGTTACTATAGTAACGATAAAAAGTCTTAGGCTCCTCTAGTTTGACTTCTTCACATTTAGAATTTAGGAAGGTAACGGCAATATCAGATGGTAGAGGACATGAAGAACTAACTTCTTGGGCAAGGACTCGTGGTGAATTGAATACAGTCCGTGGGAATGAACTAACTGAAAAACTGAGAATGCTTAAACCAATACCTATGGAAACAGACTTAAATTTCATACAAACTCTTCCTCCCAAGCTTCTATTGAAATATATAAATGGCAAATTAAGCTTCGTTTCAGTGTAGTGGGTTTGTTAGACCCCTGAAGATAACGATGCCTGCGGCAGTCTGCGCCAACGCTTTTGTGAGCAATGCAATGGTCTTAAATTCGGGTGTGGAATCGGAAAATGCCACGTCTTTTATATTCTCAGGCTTAAAGCAAGGATGCAAGGACAGTTAAGACAGTTAAGTAAACACTTCAAAATTTGAGATATACCTATGGGAACCCCTTCAACCTTGATTTCTCACTTGTGAGAAATCAAGGAGTGTGGGAGGTGTGGGAGGTGTGGGAGGATGGGGAAGAAGTCTTACCCCCCACACTCCCCACACTCCCCACACTCCTCTTCTCCCTCTGCCTACACTATGCGTGAGAAATCCGGGTTCAAATGTACGCGCAGAATTCCTTGAATTACTTGTTGCACAGCTTCTTTACTCAAGCTGCCATCTACCCGCACAATTCTTGAAGGATAAGATGCTGCTAACTCTGCGTATCCTTGCTGAACGCGCCGATGAAAAGCGATTGTTTCTTGTTCAATGCGGTCTAATCCGATTCCATCTCCCCGTTTGCGGGCTAGTCCAACTTCGACATCGATATCTAGCCAAATAGTTAAGTCACTCTCTAGGCCAGCAGTGGCAATATAGTTAAGCTGATTGATTAAACTCATATTCAAACCGCGACCATATCCTTGGTAGGCAATGGTAGAGTCAGTGTAGCGATCGCATAAAATATATTTCCCTGCTGCGAGATTTGGTTTAAGTTCTTGTTCCACGTGTTGCGATCGGTCAGCAGCATACAATAAAAGTTCTGTCACTTCTGCAACTGGTTTATCCTCTGCCTTCTCTAGTAGTAAGCGGCGAAGATGTAAGCCTAACTCTGTTCCCCCTGGTTCACGAGTGACCACCACAGAAACACCCAGATTTTCCAACCACTGAGAACAAAGCTGCATTTGGCTGGTTTTGCCGCAGCCTTCCACCCCTTCAAATACAATTAATTTGCCACCCATGCTTTTTAAAGTTCGCTGCAATAAACTTGTTCGCTGACGTTTGATCAAGAATAGCGTGAAGTGCTACAGGCGGGTGAGACGCTTACCCCACAATCAGTAGTTAGATACTTTTTGATTTAGAAGTTTCTAAATATAAGACTACTCCTTTCAAGGTGCGTAAAAATTTTGGTAAATAGATTCCTCTTTAAGCTCTATACTCTGTATCCTCTGCGCCTCTGTGGTTAGAAAAAATACTTTTAAACCGCAGAGGCACAGAGAAGCCAGTGCGTTGGGCGGGTTCCCCGACTTGTAGCAACTGGCGTAGCGCTGAGGAAAAATAAGAGATTTTATGAGTCACCTTGAAAGGGCTAGTCCTAAAATACACAAAAAGAAGTTTTTGGCAATTTGGCAGATCAACTATTTTTGATACTGATATTTTTGGGATTGTGCAACGAATGTAACAGAAGTTGCCATAACCAGGTGGTCGAGATTTTTAAGTTACTTCGTAACTGCCTAGCTAGTAGGATTTGAGGAAAGGAAAACAGAGACATTACCAAGTAATGCAAAAGCTTAATAACTTCCAATCAAGGCAGCAGATTTACTAAATAAAGTGATTGATGTGAGAACAACTCAAGTAAATCAATTTTTTAATCCTGTATTTGGGAACCGTATCGATCCCACCCTCAAACCTCAATGGTCTTGGTTACTAAAAACTTTAAATCGGAGGTTGGAAGGGAAATATGGTATTTCACTATTTGATGTAGATTTTTGGATCGATGATTATTTTTTAAGACTTGTTTACAATCTACTAAATCTAGATTATCACTTTCATCAAGTTTCTTTTGCAAGTGAATTTTCTAGCGGCTATTTTGTTGAGGAGCAATTTAGCCGACATATAAAAGTTCTGTATGATAGATATGATTTACCGCTACAAGATGAAGATAGCGATCGCACAGCAATATCCAGTTTAGGATGAAGAGCGCCCAGAAATTACCTAATTTTGAATCCTAAATCTAAAATCGATGACTCCTAACCTGGATTTCTCACAAGTGAGAAATCCAGGAGTGTGGGAGG contains:
- a CDS encoding DUF3386 domain-containing protein, translating into MTVTQLSAQELFRAAYENRYTWDKNFPGYTANITYKQDDKVFTGKVIITGNLKAEVLDVDDEPAQKAIHGQAWEIAIHRVRRSFEDTHSANTFSYGKTDETGAVELLMGGKAEGDKYKVRNNEVCHVHRLIHGTFVTIDTFSSHDTGEGYLSHRYDSVYHDPKTGEQKGGRSEFVDEYEKVGDYFILNRREIRTETAGQISIQEFIFSDIKLLEPVAA
- the tmk gene encoding dTMP kinase, whose product is MGGKLIVFEGVEGCGKTSQMQLCSQWLENLGVSVVVTREPGGTELGLHLRRLLLEKAEDKPVAEVTELLLYAADRSQHVEQELKPNLAAGKYILCDRYTDSTIAYQGYGRGLNMSLINQLNYIATAGLESDLTIWLDIDVEVGLARKRGDGIGLDRIEQETIAFHRRVQQGYAELAASYPSRIVRVDGSLSKEAVQQVIQGILRVHLNPDFSRIV
- a CDS encoding LuxR C-terminal-related transcriptional regulator codes for the protein MVNSLHAIFHAIANVRNEQELRLALTDKIGEHFGVQNWGIYLLDDRPTAQIDVQGIPAVCLESNPVGRYVVERHAPAHEQLLLSPGDWKHFCSRSDHEHVMTGPIVCDGRLVGTLNLARDKGNPAFNGNDLADLSALCIHLSAKMATLRTTKPQISNSLLVSPLTARELEIAELVAQGLTNSEIGEKLWITQNSVKQALKRMFRKLKVSARAEMVAKLQDIKVS